TCCAGGAACTCGAGCTCGATCAGGGTGGCGATGCCGATCACCTTGCCCCCCAGGCGCTCCACCAAACGGGCCGCAGCCCGGGCGGTGCCGCCGGTGGCGAGCACGTCGTCGACGATCAGGACCCGCTCCCCGGGGGTGACGGCGTCGGCGTGCAGCTCCAGGGTGGCGGTGCCGTACTCGAGCGCGTACTCCTCGGCCTCGACCTGGTAGGGCAGCTTGCCGGCCTTGCGCACGGGGAGGAAGCCGGCCCCGAAGTGGTAGGCGACCGGCGAGGCCAGGATGAAGCCGCGGGCCTCGATGCCGACCACCTTGTCGACGTTGCCGCGGCCGAAGTGGACCACGGTCTCGTCGATCACCGAGGAGAAGGCGACCTCGTTCGCCAGCAGCGGGGTGATGTCCTTGAAGACGATCCCCGGCTTGGGGAAGTCGGGCACGTCGCGGATTAGGGCCCGCAGGCGCTGGATGTCGATGGGCACGGTCGGGGCCTCCTCGTGGGGCTAGCGCCGGCGGCGCTTGGCCGGGCGGGACTGCTGGCGGCCGGACGGCTTGCGCCGCTGCTGGGTCGGGCGTGGCTTCTGGGGCTGGCGGCGGGCCGGCGTCTGGGCGACCACGGCCGGCTCGGCCGGCTCGGCCCCGGCCACCTCCTCCAGCTCCTCGTCGGGTGGCAGCTCGGGATCGGGGGCCAGCTCCGGCTCCGGCGGCGGGGCGGCGGCACGGCGTGAGCGGGCGTCGCGGGCCGCGCCGCCGGCCCGGACCGGGCGTGCGGGCCGCTCGGGCCGCTCGGGCCGCTCGGTCGCGCCCTGGGCGCCCAGGCGCTCGACCCGGGCCCGGAGCTGGGCGTAGCGGGGCTCCTTCTCCTTCCACATGGCCACGATCGGCGGGGCGATGAAGATGGAGGAGTAGGCGCCGGCGGCCACACCCACGAACAGGGCCAGGGCCAGGTCCTTGAGGGTCTCGGCGCCGAGCAGGTAGTTGCCGACCAGCAGCAGGCCCAGGATCGGCAGCAGCGACGCCAGGGAGGTGTTGAGCGACCGCATCATCGTCTGGTTGACGGCCAGGTTGGTCGCCTGGGAGTAGGTGGTCCGCGACATCGAGGTGAGCGCGCCGGTGTTCTCCCGGACCTTGTCGAACACCACCACGGTGTCGTAGAGCGAGTACCCGAGGATGGTCAGCAGGGCGATCACGGTGGCCGGGGTGACCTCGAAGCGGGCCAGGGCGAAGATGCCGGCGGTGATGATCAGGTCGTGGAGCAGCGCCACCAGGGCGGCCACGGCCATCTTGAACTCCATCCGCAGCGACACGTAGAGGGTCACCACGACCAGGAACACCAGCAGGGCGACGATCGCCTTGCGGGAGACCGTGCTCCCCCACTTGGAGCCGATGGTCTCGGTGGAGACGTCGCTGACCTCGGTGCCGGCCACCCCGGCCAGCTCGGTCCGGAT
The sequence above is drawn from the Actinomycetota bacterium genome and encodes:
- a CDS encoding adenine phosphoribosyltransferase, giving the protein MDIQRLRALIRDVPDFPKPGIVFKDITPLLANEVAFSSVIDETVVHFGRGNVDKVVGIEARGFILASPVAYHFGAGFLPVRKAGKLPYQVEAEEYALEYGTATLELHADAVTPGERVLIVDDVLATGGTARAAARLVERLGGKVIGIATLIELEFLEGRRLIEGYEFFSLIRY
- the secF gene encoding protein translocase subunit SecF, coding for LNFGIDFKGGAVFRVQAVEPVTEAKVRDAVGPVAEVVQITENEPVQVSVQTEVLEPAEVTRIRTELAGVAGTEVSDVSTETIGSKWGSTVSRKAIVALLVFLVVVTLYVSLRMEFKMAVAALVALLHDLIITAGIFALARFEVTPATVIALLTILGYSLYDTVVVFDKVRENTGALTSMSRTTYSQATNLAVNQTMMRSLNTSLASLLPILGLLLVGNYLLGAETLKDLALALFVGVAAGAYSSIFIAPPIVAMWKEKEPRYAQLRARVERLGAQGATERPERPERPARPVRAGGAARDARSRRAAAPPPEPELAPDPELPPDEELEEVAGAEPAEPAVVAQTPARRQPQKPRPTQQRRKPSGRQQSRPAKRRRR